One Candidatus Aminicenantes bacterium DNA segment encodes these proteins:
- a CDS encoding NAD-dependent epimerase/dehydratase family protein produces MKVLLTGGTGFIGSHLAEALTASGHEVYALVRDPGTLKFLKGIPIRLVPGGLLDAPAFPPGLDRVFHLAGLTKALKTEAYFSVNRFGTASLLETLAAQGQFPRLIHLSSMAAAGPSIGGRPRREDDPPAPVSPYGRSKLAGEAEVLARADRFPSVIIRVGAVYGPRDEEFARFFRILKRGILPCFGPGRQPISICYVKDLVRALILAGEAGVRSGEIFQVGNPDASSFEEIGRLAALHLGRRARRLRIPMAAVKAAARLSDARSRRTGRASLINRPKVAELEQTGWEADVGKARAELGFETTYSLDAGLAETLDWCLAQGRI; encoded by the coding sequence ATGAAAGTCCTGCTGACCGGCGGAACCGGGTTCATCGGAAGCCACCTGGCCGAAGCCTTGACGGCCTCGGGGCACGAGGTCTATGCGCTCGTCCGCGATCCCGGAACCCTCAAGTTCCTGAAAGGGATCCCGATCCGACTCGTGCCGGGCGGCCTTCTCGATGCGCCGGCCTTCCCGCCCGGCCTCGACCGGGTCTTCCATCTCGCGGGCCTGACGAAAGCCTTGAAAACCGAAGCGTATTTTAGCGTAAACCGTTTCGGCACGGCAAGCTTGTTGGAAACCCTGGCCGCCCAAGGCCAATTCCCGCGCCTCATCCACTTGTCCAGCATGGCCGCCGCGGGCCCCTCCATCGGCGGCCGTCCCCGCCGGGAAGACGACCCCCCGGCCCCCGTCTCGCCATACGGCCGCAGCAAGCTTGCGGGTGAAGCCGAGGTCCTGGCCCGGGCCGATCGGTTCCCTTCGGTCATCATCCGGGTCGGCGCCGTGTACGGACCGCGGGACGAGGAGTTCGCCCGCTTCTTCCGGATCCTCAAGCGCGGCATCCTGCCCTGCTTCGGGCCCGGGCGGCAGCCGATCTCGATCTGCTATGTCAAGGACCTCGTCCGGGCTTTGATCCTGGCGGGCGAAGCCGGGGTGCGATCCGGCGAAATCTTCCAAGTCGGAAATCCGGACGCCTCGAGCTTCGAGGAAATCGGCCGGCTGGCCGCCCTCCATCTTGGTCGCCGGGCTCGCCGCCTCCGCATCCCGATGGCCGCCGTCAAGGCCGCGGCCCGCCTCTCGGACGCAAGGTCGCGCCGGACGGGCCGGGCCAGCCTCATCAACCGGCCCAAAGTCGCCGAGCTCGAACAAACGGGTTGGGAGGCGGATGTCGGGAAGGCCCGCGCCGAATTGGGCTTCGAGACGACATATTCCCTGGACGCGGGGCTGGCCGAGACCCTGGACTGGTGCTTGGCTCAGGGCCGGATCTGA